GCGCCAACGATGGCGAAGGGCAGAAGGAGGCACCAGTCGAGCCCGGCGGGGCGCCGTAAGCCGTACAGCCCCGGCGCGCGCAGGCCTCGGATGAGGAGGAGTGCGCCGCCGAGCGTCGCCAGCAACACGGAGAACTGCGCCGGGCTCGCCGCGAGCCCGCTCGGCGCACCGGCGCCCCGTCCGATCAGGCCGGGCAGGGAGACCGACGCCAGCGCGGCCAGCAGGATCCCTGCGCTGCCGAGCGCTGCGCCCGCGATCCGGCGGAGGCGCTGGGCTAGGGCGGGCGGGCGGAACGCCTGCTGGCACACCCGGGCGATCTGCTCGGGGGTCAGACGGGTCCCCGTGCTGCGCGGCGATCCGCCGATCTCGGTCGAGCCGCCCCAACGGTTGCCAGAGCGATGGCCACCGGCTCCCGGGTCCACCAGATTGAGGTGCGTATAGACCAGCTCGAGGCTCGTCGGCAGGTACGGATTCACCTGGCGCAGGGTGTAGGTCGCGGCACCCGTGCGCAGCACGATTACTCCTAGCCGTTTGCCGTGCAGCCGGCGCAGCTGCCGCTCCACCTCGTAGATCCCGGCCTTCGAGCGGCAGACGACCGCGACCGAGCCGTTCGCGATCTCGCCCCGCGCCAGCTGCTCGACGTCCGTGACGTCGTCGAAGTGTGTCGGCGAATACACCAGCCGATCAATGGCTCGCAGCCGATCGGCGGTGTAGCCGAGCAAATCGCTTTCGCCCCAGCGCCCTCGCCGCTTGAGCGCCAGCTCCGGCTCGCGTAGCTCATCGATGCAGCCGTGTATCTCGGCGAGCAGCTCCGGGGGCAGCGCGGACATATCCTGCATGTCGAGCCCCTGCGCATCGATCACACCCTGGAGGCGCACGAGCGGCATGACTCGTGCGCGCGTCTCCGGGCTCCGGTCGTTCAGGCGGAGGTGATTCAGGAGCACCCAGATCGCCAGGACCGTGTCCAGGTCGGCGTCGTTGGCGTACACCGTCCAGTCTCGCTTGCGGAGGTCGATACCCTTGCGGATCAGGACCATCGCCTGCTCGCACGTGGCGAGCAAGAAGGAGCGAACGCACCCTTCGTGGTGGTCGAGGTTGTAGACCTCCCGCTTCGGATCGAGGAAGGGTTCTCCCCGGGCCGCGCCGTCGAGGAAGACCGAGCCCGGCGCGGCGCTGCGCGCCGCCGCTGCCGTCACCGTGAACCCGTGCTGGACTCGAACCGAGACCGTCGGTGCCTCCACGCAGGTGAGTACGGCGCCGGTGTTGTCCCGCTTGATCCGATACCGATCGGGAAGGGCCGGCTCGGCGGCCCCTCCGCCCGCAGGGAGTGGAACCCGCCCCTCGGCTTCGCGCGCCTTGCTCCCGCTCATCACACCCAGCCCGTAATGCGCGCTCGCGGCCGGCGACCACCGGGCAGCGACGCCCGACCTTCCCGCGCGCAGCCTCACCTCTTAGGCCGAAACTCCAGCTGAAAAGCAAGCGGTGGGCCAAAAAGTCGGCTCGGCCGCCACACACAGCGCCGCGGGCGCAGTGACGCGCGGCCGCGCCACGCCGTGAGCTGGCGCCGGCGTCGCGCGGTTGCACGACACCGCGGATCGCTGCTACAAGAGGGCGTCCTCTTGTTTGTGCGCGACCCCGCAGCCTTCCAGCCGTCGGCTTCTCGCCCAGGCAACCGCGACAAAATCGAATGCCGCCCCAAGCAGGGCGAGGAGTGAGAGATGGGCAAGAAGATCTTCGTCGGCAACCTTTCCTTCGACACCACGAGCAAGGACCTGGAGGCGCTGTTCTCACAGGCAGGGACGTGCGAGTCGGTCGCCGTCATCACCGATCGCGCCACCGGGCAGTCGCGCGGCTTCGGGTTCGTCGAGATGAGCTCGGCCAGCGAGGCGCAGAGGGCGA
Above is a window of Deltaproteobacteria bacterium DNA encoding:
- a CDS encoding RNA-binding protein, translated to MGKKIFVGNLSFDTTSKDLEALFSQAGTCESVAVITDRATGQSRGFGFVEMSSASEAQRAIAEFNGKDLQGRTLNVSEARERSSGGGGGDRGRGGFSGRRNY